One genomic window of Actinomycetota bacterium includes the following:
- a CDS encoding DUF3090 family protein translates to MTRQLFDFADPERFVVGTVGMPGERTFFLQARTGNRVVSVALEKQQVAALADRMEQILSVVRGTNLPMPSGVDDKPLELPIFEEFRVGTMALGWDDDAKKMVIEAYAVTEEEVPEMGEDDEDGVDTLRVRLTADQVRAFMQRARTMVASGRPACPFCSQPLDPTGHICPRANGFRRQP, encoded by the coding sequence GTGACCCGCCAACTCTTCGACTTCGCCGATCCGGAGCGATTTGTGGTCGGCACAGTCGGAATGCCAGGGGAGCGCACCTTCTTCCTACAGGCGCGCACTGGCAATCGGGTTGTCAGCGTCGCGTTGGAAAAGCAACAAGTTGCGGCCTTGGCCGATCGCATGGAACAAATTCTGTCTGTCGTGCGCGGCACCAACCTTCCGATGCCTTCCGGGGTGGACGACAAGCCATTGGAGCTTCCGATCTTCGAGGAATTTCGCGTTGGCACGATGGCGCTGGGGTGGGACGATGATGCCAAGAAGATGGTGATCGAGGCCTATGCCGTCACTGAAGAAGAGGTCCCAGAAATGGGCGAGGACGACGAAGACGGAGTGGACACTCTGCGCGTGCGTCTGACAGCAGACCAAGTGCGGGCTTTCATGCAACGGGCGCGCACGATGGTTGCCTCCGGTCGGCCCGCCTGCCCATTTTGCAGCCAACCCCTTGACCCCACCGGGCACATCTGCCCGCGAGCCAACGGTTTTCGGCGACAGCCCTGA
- a CDS encoding SCO1664 family protein, producing the protein MLVQESLALGELEIHGRLAGASNATMFCTVTDGNGSELRCVYKPVRGERPLWDFPEGTLAAREVAAYELNLILGWDLIPVTVWRDSGPHGAGMCQLWIDEAESEDLVDVVTSRVIREGWRHVLTGESEYGNAVHLIHADRADLQQMAVLDVLMNNADRKAGHLLIDEQRKLWGIDHGLTFNDEPKLRTVLWGWSGQPVPEDLLVDVDLAFAQWDELESALSPWLLPYELQACAERFRELLRSEKFPQPPTYWPAVPWPLY; encoded by the coding sequence ATGCTCGTCCAGGAAAGCCTCGCGCTGGGGGAGCTCGAAATTCACGGGCGCCTGGCGGGAGCTTCCAATGCCACCATGTTCTGCACCGTGACCGACGGCAACGGCTCAGAGTTGAGGTGCGTGTACAAGCCAGTCCGTGGTGAACGGCCGCTTTGGGATTTTCCAGAGGGCACACTCGCGGCCCGCGAAGTGGCTGCTTACGAACTCAATCTCATTTTGGGCTGGGATCTCATTCCGGTGACGGTCTGGCGCGATTCTGGTCCCCACGGTGCCGGCATGTGCCAACTGTGGATCGACGAGGCAGAGTCCGAGGATTTAGTCGATGTCGTCACCTCGCGGGTTATACGCGAGGGATGGCGTCATGTGCTGACTGGCGAGAGCGAATATGGCAATGCAGTCCACTTGATTCATGCCGACCGGGCCGATCTGCAGCAGATGGCCGTCCTGGACGTGCTCATGAACAACGCTGATCGCAAGGCAGGACACCTCCTGATCGACGAGCAGCGAAAGCTGTGGGGCATCGATCATGGATTGACGTTCAACGACGAACCCAAATTGCGCACCGTGCTGTGGGGCTGGTCGGGGCAACCGGTGCCGGAGGATTTACTGGTCGACGTCGATCTCGCCTTTGCTCAGTGGGACGAACTCGAGAGCGCACTGTCACCGTGGTTGCTGCCGTATGAACTCCAAGCCTGTGCTGAGCGATTCAGAGAGCTGCTGCGATCCGAGAAATTTCCGCAGCCACCGACCTATTGGCCTGCTGTCCCGTGGCCCCTCTACTGA
- the mshC gene encoding cysteine--1-D-myo-inosityl 2-amino-2-deoxy-alpha-D-glucopyranoside ligase, producing the protein MQSWQLPEVPRLAGQGLPLSLFDTAAQAVRVTSPGPTARMYVCGITPYDATHMGHAATYVAFDLVYRMWLDAGHEVHYVQNVTDIDDPLLERAHERGEDWQAIAERETALFREDMSCLQVIPPREYIGAIEAIPSVAEHVTSLQAKGSVYAVDDDLYFSVHADPLFGAVANLDDDEMLAIFAERGGDPDRPGKRHPLDCLVWQDSRPDEPAWNTTLGHGRPGWHIECVAIALDHLGPMIDVQGGGSDLAFPHHEMGASEAQVLSGQAPFAQHYVHAGMVGWQGHKMSKSRGNLVFVSQLRHQGHDPMALRLALLAHHYRSDWAWTESGLTEAEDRLALWRAAANQAKTAPFDSVLQSVREHLSNDLRTPEAIDAIDAWAIASVDGSGDDSAAPNLMRTSVQALLGIQL; encoded by the coding sequence GTGCAGTCATGGCAGCTACCCGAGGTTCCCAGATTGGCGGGTCAGGGTTTGCCACTGAGTTTGTTCGACACTGCAGCTCAGGCAGTCCGTGTCACCAGTCCAGGTCCCACTGCACGGATGTACGTCTGCGGAATTACGCCGTATGACGCCACCCATATGGGCCACGCAGCCACGTACGTTGCCTTTGACCTCGTCTATCGAATGTGGTTGGACGCCGGACATGAGGTGCACTACGTACAGAACGTCACGGACATTGACGATCCGCTACTTGAACGAGCCCATGAACGAGGCGAGGACTGGCAGGCGATCGCTGAGCGCGAGACGGCGTTGTTCCGCGAAGACATGTCTTGCCTGCAGGTGATCCCGCCTCGCGAGTACATCGGCGCCATTGAAGCGATTCCCTCGGTTGCCGAGCACGTCACTTCCTTGCAGGCCAAGGGCAGTGTGTACGCAGTCGACGATGATTTGTATTTCTCAGTGCACGCGGACCCTTTGTTCGGCGCGGTGGCCAATCTTGACGATGACGAAATGCTGGCGATCTTCGCTGAGCGTGGCGGCGATCCAGATCGTCCGGGCAAACGTCACCCGCTGGACTGTTTGGTCTGGCAGGACTCTCGTCCTGATGAACCGGCATGGAATACCACTTTGGGTCATGGACGACCCGGGTGGCACATCGAATGCGTCGCGATTGCCCTCGATCATCTTGGACCCATGATCGACGTGCAGGGTGGCGGCAGTGATCTGGCATTCCCACATCACGAGATGGGGGCGTCAGAAGCCCAAGTTCTCAGCGGCCAGGCTCCCTTTGCTCAGCACTATGTGCACGCGGGCATGGTGGGCTGGCAAGGGCACAAGATGAGCAAGTCACGTGGGAATCTCGTGTTCGTTTCGCAATTGCGTCACCAAGGACATGATCCGATGGCATTGCGACTCGCCTTGCTCGCACACCATTACCGATCTGACTGGGCCTGGACCGAAAGCGGGCTCACCGAAGCTGAGGATCGCTTGGCGCTGTGGCGCGCTGCAGCGAATCAGGCCAAGACGGCGCCCTTTGACTCAGTCCTTCAGAGCGTCCGCGAACATCTCAGCAACGATCTGCGTACACCAGAGGCCATCGACGCAATTGATGCGTGGGCGATTGCCTCCGTTGATGGCAGCGGAGACGATTCAGCGGCACCCAACTTGATGCGAACCAGTGTTCAGGCGCTCCTGGGAATTCAGCTGTAG
- the gnd gene encoding decarboxylating 6-phosphogluconate dehydrogenase, giving the protein MATSRPVTLGMVGLGRMGANLVRRSMRDGHSCVVFDQSPDSVQALVADGATGSTDLADLVAKLPTPRAVWVMVPAGAITESVVTELIGLLDSGDALIDGGNSYYRDDMHHAQLCAEKGIDFIDVGTSGGVWGLDRGYCLMIGGADGTVNRLSGLWDTIAPGFDSAERTPGLVGAPTPAERGWLHCGPSGAGHFVKMVHNGIEYGLMAAYAEGLNILKHANIGHATRDADAETAPLSNPEYYQFDLDIPAIAEVWRRGSVVGSWLLDLTALALSKSPELDEFSGRVSDSGEGRWTAIASIEEGVPTPVLTAALQERFFSQGSALFGDRILSAMRKEFGGHDEKKA; this is encoded by the coding sequence ATGGCAACCTCACGTCCCGTAACCCTCGGCATGGTCGGACTTGGTCGGATGGGGGCAAATCTGGTTCGCCGCTCGATGCGCGATGGACACTCCTGCGTCGTGTTTGACCAATCGCCAGACTCTGTTCAGGCGCTGGTTGCCGACGGTGCCACCGGCTCGACCGATCTCGCTGATCTTGTTGCGAAACTTCCGACTCCGCGCGCTGTATGGGTCATGGTTCCTGCCGGCGCAATCACCGAATCTGTCGTCACCGAGCTCATCGGACTTCTCGATTCCGGCGATGCACTCATCGACGGAGGCAACTCCTACTACCGCGATGACATGCATCACGCACAGTTGTGCGCCGAAAAGGGCATCGACTTCATTGACGTTGGCACCTCGGGCGGCGTGTGGGGTCTGGATCGCGGCTATTGCTTGATGATCGGTGGTGCCGATGGCACAGTTAATCGTCTCTCGGGGCTCTGGGACACCATCGCACCGGGATTTGATTCAGCTGAGCGCACCCCTGGGTTGGTTGGTGCCCCCACCCCAGCTGAGCGCGGGTGGCTCCACTGCGGGCCAAGCGGTGCTGGTCACTTCGTGAAGATGGTCCACAACGGAATCGAATATGGCCTGATGGCGGCCTACGCCGAAGGCTTGAACATTCTCAAGCACGCAAACATTGGACACGCCACACGCGATGCCGATGCTGAGACGGCGCCTTTGTCCAACCCTGAGTACTACCAGTTTGATCTCGACATTCCAGCGATCGCAGAAGTCTGGCGACGTGGCAGCGTGGTCGGATCATGGTTGCTGGATCTCACCGCCCTTGCTCTCTCCAAGTCGCCGGAACTCGACGAATTCAGCGGTCGAGTGTCTGACAGTGGCGAAGGTCGATGGACGGCTATTGCCAGCATTGAAGAAGGCGTGCCGACTCCAGTGCTAACAGCTGCATTGCAGGAGCGTTTCTTCTCTCAAGGCTCGGCACTGTTTGGTGATCGAATTCTTAGCGCGATGCGCAAGGAGTTCGGCGGCCACGATGAGAAGAAGGCGTAA
- the pgi gene encoding glucose-6-phosphate isomerase: MNKVAAVDPQTCTAWQRLESLSTTVGAGTIRELIADDHERPLNYAFEAAGIFADFSRQRVNADVVGGLRELASQTGVLELRDAMFDGTHINTSEDRAVLHTALRLPRTANLIVDGVDVVTEVHAVLDRMGQFAEEVRSGAWTGASGKAITDVVNIGIGGSDLGPAMAYVAMQHYRAAGIHCHFVSNVDPCDIGEVLAALTPDTTMFIIASKTFTTLETMTNAAAARSWLVSELGDAAVAKHFVAVSTNADEVSKFGIDVGHMYGFWDWVGGRYSMDSSIGLSTMIAIGAKNFTDMLSGFHAMDEHFRTAPAEQNLPLMMGLISVWNRDFLSVPTTAVLPYSQYLARFPAYLQQLTMESNGKSVRRDGSAVSYDTGGIYWGEPGTNGQHSFYQMLHQGTGTVACDLIVFAQSPMNLGTQQDMLVANALAQASVLSLGRTADEVAADGTATELVPHKVMPGNRPTTVFMTRELNPFTLGALVALYEHSVFVQGAVWGINSFDQWGVELGKKVAMGILHELIAGKADDQSLDAATLADMQKYLSLR; encoded by the coding sequence ATGAACAAAGTTGCCGCCGTCGATCCACAGACCTGTACCGCGTGGCAGAGATTGGAATCGCTGAGCACCACTGTCGGCGCCGGGACAATCCGCGAATTGATTGCTGACGATCACGAGCGACCGCTGAATTACGCATTCGAGGCTGCCGGAATCTTCGCTGACTTTTCGCGCCAGCGAGTCAACGCAGATGTAGTCGGCGGCTTGCGCGAATTGGCGTCGCAAACAGGAGTGCTCGAATTACGCGATGCAATGTTCGATGGCACGCATATCAACACTTCCGAAGATCGCGCAGTACTGCACACTGCATTGCGTCTGCCTCGCACTGCGAATCTGATTGTCGATGGGGTAGATGTCGTAACTGAGGTGCACGCGGTCTTGGATCGTATGGGCCAGTTCGCAGAAGAGGTTCGCTCGGGAGCCTGGACAGGTGCCAGCGGCAAGGCGATCACAGATGTCGTGAACATCGGCATCGGCGGATCCGATCTTGGCCCAGCCATGGCCTACGTGGCGATGCAGCACTATCGAGCAGCCGGTATTCATTGCCACTTCGTTTCCAACGTTGACCCCTGCGATATTGGCGAGGTGCTCGCCGCTCTCACGCCCGACACAACCATGTTCATCATCGCGTCCAAGACCTTCACGACCCTTGAAACGATGACGAATGCAGCGGCTGCTCGCAGTTGGCTGGTGTCTGAGTTGGGTGACGCAGCAGTTGCGAAGCACTTTGTCGCTGTCTCCACCAACGCTGATGAAGTCTCCAAGTTCGGCATTGACGTCGGGCACATGTACGGATTCTGGGATTGGGTTGGCGGCCGCTATTCGATGGACAGTTCCATCGGGCTGTCAACAATGATCGCGATTGGGGCCAAGAACTTCACCGACATGCTCAGTGGCTTCCACGCGATGGATGAGCATTTCCGCACAGCACCAGCTGAGCAGAATCTTCCCTTGATGATGGGTCTTATTTCGGTCTGGAATCGCGATTTCCTCTCCGTGCCCACAACGGCCGTACTGCCCTATTCGCAATATCTGGCACGCTTTCCCGCCTACCTCCAGCAATTGACCATGGAGAGCAATGGCAAGAGCGTGCGACGAGATGGTTCGGCTGTGTCATACGACACTGGCGGCATCTACTGGGGCGAGCCCGGCACCAATGGCCAACATTCCTTCTATCAGATGCTGCACCAGGGCACCGGAACTGTGGCCTGCGATCTCATCGTCTTTGCGCAATCACCAATGAATCTGGGTACGCAGCAGGACATGTTGGTTGCTAATGCCCTGGCACAGGCTTCTGTTCTTTCTCTTGGCCGAACAGCAGATGAAGTCGCTGCCGATGGAACCGCAACTGAGTTGGTGCCGCACAAGGTGATGCCCGGTAATCGCCCGACAACGGTGTTCATGACTCGCGAACTCAACCCGTTCACCCTTGGCGCGCTCGTTGCCTTGTATGAGCACAGCGTGTTCGTGCAAGGAGCGGTTTGGGGAATCAATTCATTTGATCAGTGGGGGGTAGAACTCGGCAAGAAAGTTGCCATGGGAATTCTGCACGAGTTGATTGCGGGCAAGGCCGATGATCAGTCCCTGGACGCCGCAACTCTGGCTGACATGCAGAAGTACCTGAGTCTTCGCTAG
- a CDS encoding HAD family hydrolase yields the protein MPRAVLFDMDGTLIDSEHLWLESEHLVMARLGGTWNEADQRECLGGPLERVIEYMLAKVETDVTFSDAMELLLSTMEQLLRTTPLQWQPGARDLIDETLTLDIPTALVTASWRRLIDAVEWAIDHDLGRRAFTVTIGGDEVGNPKPHPEPYQEAARRLGFDPIDCLALEDSPTGTASALAAGCRVIAIPHIALIEANVGVVQIATLEGTTLEALWQLHT from the coding sequence ATGCCTCGCGCAGTGCTTTTCGATATGGATGGCACGCTCATTGACTCAGAACACCTTTGGCTGGAATCCGAACATCTTGTGATGGCCAGGCTCGGTGGAACGTGGAATGAGGCGGACCAGCGAGAATGCCTTGGCGGGCCACTCGAACGAGTAATCGAGTACATGTTGGCCAAGGTCGAGACCGATGTGACATTCAGCGATGCGATGGAGCTCTTGCTCTCCACGATGGAGCAGTTGCTGCGAACAACTCCCTTGCAGTGGCAGCCAGGTGCGCGCGACCTCATTGATGAGACTTTGACTCTGGACATTCCCACTGCGCTGGTCACTGCCTCTTGGCGGCGACTCATCGATGCAGTCGAATGGGCCATCGATCACGATCTTGGACGCCGAGCATTCACTGTGACCATCGGTGGCGACGAGGTAGGAAACCCCAAGCCGCATCCGGAGCCCTACCAGGAGGCCGCACGCCGGCTGGGCTTTGATCCGATCGATTGCCTTGCTCTTGAGGATTCACCTACCGGCACAGCTTCGGCATTGGCTGCCGGGTGCCGGGTGATTGCCATCCCGCATATTGCACTGATTGAAGCCAATGTTGGGGTGGTACAAATTGCTACTCTTGAGGGAACCACTCTTGAAGCCCTATGGCAGTTGCACACCTAG
- a CDS encoding PD-(D/E)XK nuclease family protein yields the protein MSQAFPRALSPSRANDFQTCPLLFRLRSIDRIPEPPSAAAVRGTLVHEVLERMFDLPAAERSIASTKTLVGEAWLRLALADPDAATSLLVDAKLEPTVSDAPRFAEAMIKRIEPLLETYFTLEDPSRLEPHAREVALSVEIAEGFNIRGFIDRVDKAPAGQIRIVDYKTGRAPRAGFESKPMFQMRFYALAWWRLTGEIPAMLQLLYLGSKEALRYEPDEQDLLNTEQKILSIRTRIQAAVIAGFEPTPSKLCSWCSYQHLCPAYGGTPPAMPSQDSWESIAFESAQVDED from the coding sequence GTGAGTCAAGCCTTTCCACGAGCGTTGTCCCCCTCGCGAGCAAACGACTTTCAAACCTGTCCGCTGCTCTTTCGACTCCGCAGTATTGACCGCATTCCAGAGCCACCATCTGCTGCTGCGGTCCGCGGCACTTTGGTGCATGAGGTTCTTGAACGGATGTTCGACCTGCCCGCCGCTGAGCGATCAATTGCATCGACGAAGACTCTGGTGGGTGAAGCCTGGCTTCGGCTTGCACTAGCTGATCCCGACGCCGCGACCTCGCTTCTTGTTGATGCCAAGCTCGAGCCAACCGTGTCTGATGCACCGCGGTTTGCCGAGGCCATGATCAAGCGCATAGAGCCACTGCTCGAGACCTATTTCACTCTCGAAGACCCTTCGCGCTTAGAGCCGCATGCTCGCGAGGTTGCACTTTCTGTTGAGATCGCCGAGGGCTTCAATATTCGTGGCTTCATCGACCGAGTCGATAAGGCCCCCGCCGGCCAAATTCGCATCGTCGACTACAAGACGGGCCGTGCCCCACGCGCTGGCTTCGAGTCCAAGCCGATGTTTCAGATGCGCTTCTATGCCTTGGCTTGGTGGCGTCTCACTGGTGAAATTCCCGCCATGCTCCAACTGCTGTACCTGGGAAGTAAAGAAGCCTTGCGCTATGAGCCCGACGAGCAGGATCTGCTGAACACCGAGCAGAAGATTTTGTCCATTCGTACGCGAATTCAAGCCGCCGTCATTGCTGGCTTTGAGCCGACGCCTTCGAAACTGTGTTCTTGGTGTTCCTATCAACATTTGTGCCCCGCCTACGGCGGCACTCCCCCGGCGATGCCAAGCCAGGACAGCTGGGAATCAATCGCCTTTGAGAGCGCGCAGGTTGACGAAGACTAG